Proteins encoded in a region of the Orcinus orca chromosome 8, mOrcOrc1.1, whole genome shotgun sequence genome:
- the MARK2 gene encoding serine/threonine-protein kinase MARK2 isoform X12 — MSSARTPLPTLNERDTEQPTLGHLDSKPSSKSNMLRGRNSATSADEQPHIGNYRLLKTIGKGNFAKVKLARHILTGKEVAVKIIDKTQLNSSSLQKLFREVRIMKVLNHPNIVKLFEVIETEKTLYLVMEYASGGEVFDYLVAHGRMKEKEARAKFRQIVSAVQYCHQKFIVHRDLKAENLLLDADMNIKIADFGFSNEFTFGNKLDTFCGSPPYAAPELFQGKKYDGPEVDVWSLGVILYTLVSGSLPFDGQNLKELRERVLRGKYRIPFYMSTDCENLLKKFLILNPSKRGTLEQIMKDRWMNVGHEDDELKPYVEPLPDYKDPRRTELMVSMGYTREEIQDSLVGQRYNEVMATYLLLGYKSSELEGDTITLKPRPSADLTNSSAPSPSHKVQRSVSANPKQRRFSDQAGPAIPTSNSYSKKTQSNNAENKRPEEDREPGRKASSTAKVPASPLPGLERKKTTPTPSTNSVLSTSTNRSRNSPLLERASLGQASIQNGKDSTAPQRVPVASPSAHNISSSGGAPDRTNFPRGVSSRSTFHAGQLRQVRDQQNLPYGVTPASPSGNSQGRRGASGSIFSKFTSKFVRRNLNEPESKDRVETLRPHVVGSGGSDKEKEEFREAKPRSLRFTWSMKTTSSMEPNEMMREIRKVLDANSCQSELHEKYMLLCMHGTPGHENFVQWEMEVCKLPRLSLNGVRFKRISGTSMAFKNIASKIANELKL, encoded by the exons CCCACCTTGGGACACCTCGACTCCAAGCCCAGCAGTAAGTCCAACATGCTGCGGGGCCGCAACTCAGCCACTTCTGCTGACGAGCAGCCCCATATTGGCAACTATCGACTCCTCAAGACCATCGGCAAGGGTAACTTCGCCAAGGTGAAGCTGGCTCGGCACATCCTTACTGGGAAAGAG GTAGCTGTGAAGATCATTGACAAGACTCAACTGAATTCCTCCAGCCTTCAGAAA ctgtTCCGTGAAGTAAGAATAATGAAGGTTTTGAATCATCCCAACATAG TTAAGTTATTTGAAGTGATCGAGACTGAGAAAACTCTCTACCTTGTCATGGAGTACGCTAGTGGAG GAGAGGTGTTTGATTACCTAGTGGCTCATGgcaggatgaaagaaaaagaggctCGAGCCAAATTCCGCCAG atAGTGTCTGCTGTGCAGTACTGTCACCAGAAGTTTATTGTTCATAGAGACTTAAAG GCAGAAAACCTGCTCTTGGATGCTGATATGAACATCAAGATTGCAGACTTTGGCTTCAGCAACGAATTCACCTTTGGGAACAAGCTGGATACCTTCTGCGGCAGTCCCCCTTATGCTGCCCCAGAGCTCTTCCAGGGCAAAAAATACGACGGACCTGAGGTGGATGTGTGGAGCCTGGGAGTTATTCTATATACACTGGTCAGCGGATCCCTGCCTTTTGATGGACAGAACCTCAAG GAGCTGCGGGAGCGGGTACTGAGGGGGAAATACCGTATTCCGTTCTACATGTCCACAGACTGTGAAAACCTGCTTAAGAAATTTCTCATTCTCAATCCCAGCAAGAGAGGCACTTTAGAG CAAATCATGAAAGATCGATGGATGAATGTGGGTCACGAAGATGATGAATTGAAGCCTTATGTGGAGCCACTCCCTGACTACAAGGACCCCCGGCGGACAG AGTTGATGGTGTCCATGGGTTACACACGGGAAGAGATCCAGGACTCGCTGGTGGGCCAGAGGTACAACGAGGTGATGGCCACCTATCTGCTCCTGGGCTACAAGAGCTCCGAG CTGGAGGGCGACACCATCACCTTGAAACCCCGGCCTTCAGCTGATCTGACCAATAGCAgtgccccttccccctcccacaaGGTACAGCGCAGCGTCTCAGCCAACCCCAAGCAGCGGCGCTTTAGCGACCAGG CTGGTCCTGCCATTCCCACTTCTAATTCCTACTCTAAGAAGACTCAGAGTAACAACGCAGAAAACAAGCGGCCTGAGGAGGACCGGGAGCCAGGGCGGAAGGCCAGCAGCACAGCCAAAGTGCCCGCCAGCCCCCTGCCTGGGCTGGAGAGGAAGaagaccacccccaccccctccacg AACAGCGTCCTCTCCACCAGCACAAATCGAAGCAGGAATTCCCCACTTTTGGAGAGGGCCAGCCTTGGCCAGGCCTCCATCCAGAACGGCAAAGACAG CACAGCCCCCCAGCGTGTCCCTGTCGCCTCCCCCTCCGCCCACAACATCAGCAGCAGCGGTGGAGCCCCAGACCGAACTAATTTTCCCCGGGGTGTTTCCAGTCGAAGCACCTTCCACGCTGGGCAGCTCCGGCAGGTGCGGGACCAGCAGAATTTGCCCTACGGTGTgaccccagcctctccctctggCAACAGCCAGGGCCGGCGGGGGGCCTCGGGGAGCATCTTCAGCAAATTCACTTCCAAGTTTGTACGCAG gaacctgaaTGAACCTGAAAGCAAAGACCGAGTGGAGACGCTCAG ACCTCACGTGGTGGGCAGCGGCGGCAGTGACAAGGAAAAGGAGGAGTTTCGGGAGGCCAAGCCCCGCTCGCTACGCTTCACGTGGAGCATGAAGACCACGAGCTCCATGGAGCCCAACGAGATGATGCGTGAGATCCGCAAGGTGCTGGACGCGAACAGCTGCCAGAGCGAGCTGCACGAGAAGTACATGCTGCTGTGCATGCACGGCACGCCGGGCCACGAGAACTTCGTGCAGTGGGAGATGGAGGTGTGCAAACTGCCGCGGCTGTCTCTCAACGGTGTTCGGTTTAAGCGGATATCGGGCACCTCCATGGCCTTCAAAAACATTGCCTCCAAAATAGCCAACGAGCTGAAGCTTTAA
- the MARK2 gene encoding serine/threonine-protein kinase MARK2 isoform X6: protein MSSARTPLPTLNERDTEQQTGVTGSGAQSGTQPASLLCMTAAIWRKINGRPTLGHLDSKPSSKSNMLRGRNSATSADEQPHIGNYRLLKTIGKGNFAKVKLARHILTGKEVAVKIIDKTQLNSSSLQKLFREVRIMKVLNHPNIVKLFEVIETEKTLYLVMEYASGGEVFDYLVAHGRMKEKEARAKFRQIVSAVQYCHQKFIVHRDLKAENLLLDADMNIKIADFGFSNEFTFGNKLDTFCGSPPYAAPELFQGKKYDGPEVDVWSLGVILYTLVSGSLPFDGQNLKELRERVLRGKYRIPFYMSTDCENLLKKFLILNPSKRGTLEQIMKDRWMNVGHEDDELKPYVEPLPDYKDPRRTELMVSMGYTREEIQDSLVGQRYNEVMATYLLLGYKSSELEGDTITLKPRPSADLTNSSAPSPSHKVQRSVSANPKQRRFSDQAAGPAIPTSNSYSKKTQSNNAENKRPEEDREPGRKASSTAKVPASPLPGLERKKTTPTPSTNSVLSTSTNRSRNSPLLERASLGQASIQNGKDSTAPQRVPVASPSAHNISSSGGAPDRTNFPRGVSSRSTFHAGQLRQVRDQQNLPYGVTPASPSGNSQGRRGASGSIFSKFTSKFVRRNLSFRFARRNLNEPESKDRVETLRPHVVGSGGSDKEKEEFREAKPRSLRFTWSMKTTSSMEPNEMMREIRKVLDANSCQSELHEKYMLLCMHGTPGHENFVQWEMEVCKLPRLSLNGVRFKRISGTSMAFKNIASKIANELKL from the exons CCCACCTTGGGACACCTCGACTCCAAGCCCAGCAGTAAGTCCAACATGCTGCGGGGCCGCAACTCAGCCACTTCTGCTGACGAGCAGCCCCATATTGGCAACTATCGACTCCTCAAGACCATCGGCAAGGGTAACTTCGCCAAGGTGAAGCTGGCTCGGCACATCCTTACTGGGAAAGAG GTAGCTGTGAAGATCATTGACAAGACTCAACTGAATTCCTCCAGCCTTCAGAAA ctgtTCCGTGAAGTAAGAATAATGAAGGTTTTGAATCATCCCAACATAG TTAAGTTATTTGAAGTGATCGAGACTGAGAAAACTCTCTACCTTGTCATGGAGTACGCTAGTGGAG GAGAGGTGTTTGATTACCTAGTGGCTCATGgcaggatgaaagaaaaagaggctCGAGCCAAATTCCGCCAG atAGTGTCTGCTGTGCAGTACTGTCACCAGAAGTTTATTGTTCATAGAGACTTAAAG GCAGAAAACCTGCTCTTGGATGCTGATATGAACATCAAGATTGCAGACTTTGGCTTCAGCAACGAATTCACCTTTGGGAACAAGCTGGATACCTTCTGCGGCAGTCCCCCTTATGCTGCCCCAGAGCTCTTCCAGGGCAAAAAATACGACGGACCTGAGGTGGATGTGTGGAGCCTGGGAGTTATTCTATATACACTGGTCAGCGGATCCCTGCCTTTTGATGGACAGAACCTCAAG GAGCTGCGGGAGCGGGTACTGAGGGGGAAATACCGTATTCCGTTCTACATGTCCACAGACTGTGAAAACCTGCTTAAGAAATTTCTCATTCTCAATCCCAGCAAGAGAGGCACTTTAGAG CAAATCATGAAAGATCGATGGATGAATGTGGGTCACGAAGATGATGAATTGAAGCCTTATGTGGAGCCACTCCCTGACTACAAGGACCCCCGGCGGACAG AGTTGATGGTGTCCATGGGTTACACACGGGAAGAGATCCAGGACTCGCTGGTGGGCCAGAGGTACAACGAGGTGATGGCCACCTATCTGCTCCTGGGCTACAAGAGCTCCGAG CTGGAGGGCGACACCATCACCTTGAAACCCCGGCCTTCAGCTGATCTGACCAATAGCAgtgccccttccccctcccacaaGGTACAGCGCAGCGTCTCAGCCAACCCCAAGCAGCGGCGCTTTAGCGACCAGG CAGCTGGTCCTGCCATTCCCACTTCTAATTCCTACTCTAAGAAGACTCAGAGTAACAACGCAGAAAACAAGCGGCCTGAGGAGGACCGGGAGCCAGGGCGGAAGGCCAGCAGCACAGCCAAAGTGCCCGCCAGCCCCCTGCCTGGGCTGGAGAGGAAGaagaccacccccaccccctccacg AACAGCGTCCTCTCCACCAGCACAAATCGAAGCAGGAATTCCCCACTTTTGGAGAGGGCCAGCCTTGGCCAGGCCTCCATCCAGAACGGCAAAGACAG CACAGCCCCCCAGCGTGTCCCTGTCGCCTCCCCCTCCGCCCACAACATCAGCAGCAGCGGTGGAGCCCCAGACCGAACTAATTTTCCCCGGGGTGTTTCCAGTCGAAGCACCTTCCACGCTGGGCAGCTCCGGCAGGTGCGGGACCAGCAGAATTTGCCCTACGGTGTgaccccagcctctccctctggCAACAGCCAGGGCCGGCGGGGGGCCTCGGGGAGCATCTTCAGCAAATTCACTTCCAAGTTTGTACGCAG aaatcTGTCTTTCAGGTTTGCCAGAAG gaacctgaaTGAACCTGAAAGCAAAGACCGAGTGGAGACGCTCAG ACCTCACGTGGTGGGCAGCGGCGGCAGTGACAAGGAAAAGGAGGAGTTTCGGGAGGCCAAGCCCCGCTCGCTACGCTTCACGTGGAGCATGAAGACCACGAGCTCCATGGAGCCCAACGAGATGATGCGTGAGATCCGCAAGGTGCTGGACGCGAACAGCTGCCAGAGCGAGCTGCACGAGAAGTACATGCTGCTGTGCATGCACGGCACGCCGGGCCACGAGAACTTCGTGCAGTGGGAGATGGAGGTGTGCAAACTGCCGCGGCTGTCTCTCAACGGTGTTCGGTTTAAGCGGATATCGGGCACCTCCATGGCCTTCAAAAACATTGCCTCCAAAATAGCCAACGAGCTGAAGCTTTAA
- the MARK2 gene encoding serine/threonine-protein kinase MARK2 isoform X2 has product MSSARTPLPTLNERDTEQQTGVTGSGAQSGTQPASLLCMTAAIWRKINGRPTLGHLDSKPSSKSNMLRGRNSATSADEQPHIGNYRLLKTIGKGNFAKVKLARHILTGKEVAVKIIDKTQLNSSSLQKLFREVRIMKVLNHPNIVKLFEVIETEKTLYLVMEYASGGEVFDYLVAHGRMKEKEARAKFRQIVSAVQYCHQKFIVHRDLKAENLLLDADMNIKIADFGFSNEFTFGNKLDTFCGSPPYAAPELFQGKKYDGPEVDVWSLGVILYTLVSGSLPFDGQNLKELRERVLRGKYRIPFYMSTDCENLLKKFLILNPSKRGTLEQIMKDRWMNVGHEDDELKPYVEPLPDYKDPRRTELMVSMGYTREEIQDSLVGQRYNEVMATYLLLGYKSSELEGDTITLKPRPSADLTNSSAPSPSHKVQRSVSANPKQRRFSDQAGPAIPTSNSYSKKTQSNNAENKRPEEDREPGRKASSTAKVPASPLPGLERKKTTPTPSTNSVLSTSTNRSRNSPLLERASLGQASIQNGKDSLTMPGSRASTASASAAVSAARPRQHQKSMSASVHPNKATGLPPTDSNCEVPRPSTAPQRVPVASPSAHNISSSGGAPDRTNFPRGVSSRSTFHAGQLRQVRDQQNLPYGVTPASPSGNSQGRRGASGSIFSKFTSKFVRRNLSFRFARRNLNEPESKDRVETLRPHVVGSGGSDKEKEEFREAKPRSLRFTWSMKTTSSMEPNEMMREIRKVLDANSCQSELHEKYMLLCMHGTPGHENFVQWEMEVCKLPRLSLNGVRFKRISGTSMAFKNIASKIANELKL; this is encoded by the exons CCCACCTTGGGACACCTCGACTCCAAGCCCAGCAGTAAGTCCAACATGCTGCGGGGCCGCAACTCAGCCACTTCTGCTGACGAGCAGCCCCATATTGGCAACTATCGACTCCTCAAGACCATCGGCAAGGGTAACTTCGCCAAGGTGAAGCTGGCTCGGCACATCCTTACTGGGAAAGAG GTAGCTGTGAAGATCATTGACAAGACTCAACTGAATTCCTCCAGCCTTCAGAAA ctgtTCCGTGAAGTAAGAATAATGAAGGTTTTGAATCATCCCAACATAG TTAAGTTATTTGAAGTGATCGAGACTGAGAAAACTCTCTACCTTGTCATGGAGTACGCTAGTGGAG GAGAGGTGTTTGATTACCTAGTGGCTCATGgcaggatgaaagaaaaagaggctCGAGCCAAATTCCGCCAG atAGTGTCTGCTGTGCAGTACTGTCACCAGAAGTTTATTGTTCATAGAGACTTAAAG GCAGAAAACCTGCTCTTGGATGCTGATATGAACATCAAGATTGCAGACTTTGGCTTCAGCAACGAATTCACCTTTGGGAACAAGCTGGATACCTTCTGCGGCAGTCCCCCTTATGCTGCCCCAGAGCTCTTCCAGGGCAAAAAATACGACGGACCTGAGGTGGATGTGTGGAGCCTGGGAGTTATTCTATATACACTGGTCAGCGGATCCCTGCCTTTTGATGGACAGAACCTCAAG GAGCTGCGGGAGCGGGTACTGAGGGGGAAATACCGTATTCCGTTCTACATGTCCACAGACTGTGAAAACCTGCTTAAGAAATTTCTCATTCTCAATCCCAGCAAGAGAGGCACTTTAGAG CAAATCATGAAAGATCGATGGATGAATGTGGGTCACGAAGATGATGAATTGAAGCCTTATGTGGAGCCACTCCCTGACTACAAGGACCCCCGGCGGACAG AGTTGATGGTGTCCATGGGTTACACACGGGAAGAGATCCAGGACTCGCTGGTGGGCCAGAGGTACAACGAGGTGATGGCCACCTATCTGCTCCTGGGCTACAAGAGCTCCGAG CTGGAGGGCGACACCATCACCTTGAAACCCCGGCCTTCAGCTGATCTGACCAATAGCAgtgccccttccccctcccacaaGGTACAGCGCAGCGTCTCAGCCAACCCCAAGCAGCGGCGCTTTAGCGACCAGG CTGGTCCTGCCATTCCCACTTCTAATTCCTACTCTAAGAAGACTCAGAGTAACAACGCAGAAAACAAGCGGCCTGAGGAGGACCGGGAGCCAGGGCGGAAGGCCAGCAGCACAGCCAAAGTGCCCGCCAGCCCCCTGCCTGGGCTGGAGAGGAAGaagaccacccccaccccctccacg AACAGCGTCCTCTCCACCAGCACAAATCGAAGCAGGAATTCCCCACTTTTGGAGAGGGCCAGCCTTGGCCAGGCCTCCATCCAGAACGGCAAAGACAG CCTAACCATGCCAGGGTCCCGGGCCTCCACGGCTTCTGCTTCCGCCGCGGTCTCTGCGGCCCGGCCCCGCCAGCACCAGAAATCCATGTCGGCCTCCGTGCACCCCAACAAGGCCACTGGGCTGCCCCCCACGGACAGTAACTGTGAGGTGCCGCGGCCCAG CACAGCCCCCCAGCGTGTCCCTGTCGCCTCCCCCTCCGCCCACAACATCAGCAGCAGCGGTGGAGCCCCAGACCGAACTAATTTTCCCCGGGGTGTTTCCAGTCGAAGCACCTTCCACGCTGGGCAGCTCCGGCAGGTGCGGGACCAGCAGAATTTGCCCTACGGTGTgaccccagcctctccctctggCAACAGCCAGGGCCGGCGGGGGGCCTCGGGGAGCATCTTCAGCAAATTCACTTCCAAGTTTGTACGCAG aaatcTGTCTTTCAGGTTTGCCAGAAG gaacctgaaTGAACCTGAAAGCAAAGACCGAGTGGAGACGCTCAG ACCTCACGTGGTGGGCAGCGGCGGCAGTGACAAGGAAAAGGAGGAGTTTCGGGAGGCCAAGCCCCGCTCGCTACGCTTCACGTGGAGCATGAAGACCACGAGCTCCATGGAGCCCAACGAGATGATGCGTGAGATCCGCAAGGTGCTGGACGCGAACAGCTGCCAGAGCGAGCTGCACGAGAAGTACATGCTGCTGTGCATGCACGGCACGCCGGGCCACGAGAACTTCGTGCAGTGGGAGATGGAGGTGTGCAAACTGCCGCGGCTGTCTCTCAACGGTGTTCGGTTTAAGCGGATATCGGGCACCTCCATGGCCTTCAAAAACATTGCCTCCAAAATAGCCAACGAGCTGAAGCTTTAA
- the MARK2 gene encoding serine/threonine-protein kinase MARK2 isoform X3, giving the protein MSSARTPLPTLNERDTEQQTGVTGSGAQSGTQPASLLCMTAAIWRKINGRPTLGHLDSKPSSKSNMLRGRNSATSADEQPHIGNYRLLKTIGKGNFAKVKLARHILTGKEVAVKIIDKTQLNSSSLQKLFREVRIMKVLNHPNIVKLFEVIETEKTLYLVMEYASGGEVFDYLVAHGRMKEKEARAKFRQIVSAVQYCHQKFIVHRDLKAENLLLDADMNIKIADFGFSNEFTFGNKLDTFCGSPPYAAPELFQGKKYDGPEVDVWSLGVILYTLVSGSLPFDGQNLKELRERVLRGKYRIPFYMSTDCENLLKKFLILNPSKRGTLEQIMKDRWMNVGHEDDELKPYVEPLPDYKDPRRTELMVSMGYTREEIQDSLVGQRYNEVMATYLLLGYKSSELEGDTITLKPRPSADLTNSSAPSPSHKVQRSVSANPKQRRFSDQAAGPAIPTSNSYSKKTQSNNAENKRPEEDREPGRKASSTAKVPASPLPGLERKKTTPTPSTNSVLSTSTNRSRNSPLLERASLGQASIQNGKDSLTMPGSRASTASASAAVSAARPRQHQKSMSASVHPNKATGLPPTDSNCEVPRPSTAPQRVPVASPSAHNISSSGGAPDRTNFPRGVSSRSTFHAGQLRQVRDQQNLPYGVTPASPSGNSQGRRGASGSIFSKFTSKFVRRNLNEPESKDRVETLRPHVVGSGGSDKEKEEFREAKPRSLRFTWSMKTTSSMEPNEMMREIRKVLDANSCQSELHEKYMLLCMHGTPGHENFVQWEMEVCKLPRLSLNGVRFKRISGTSMAFKNIASKIANELKL; this is encoded by the exons CCCACCTTGGGACACCTCGACTCCAAGCCCAGCAGTAAGTCCAACATGCTGCGGGGCCGCAACTCAGCCACTTCTGCTGACGAGCAGCCCCATATTGGCAACTATCGACTCCTCAAGACCATCGGCAAGGGTAACTTCGCCAAGGTGAAGCTGGCTCGGCACATCCTTACTGGGAAAGAG GTAGCTGTGAAGATCATTGACAAGACTCAACTGAATTCCTCCAGCCTTCAGAAA ctgtTCCGTGAAGTAAGAATAATGAAGGTTTTGAATCATCCCAACATAG TTAAGTTATTTGAAGTGATCGAGACTGAGAAAACTCTCTACCTTGTCATGGAGTACGCTAGTGGAG GAGAGGTGTTTGATTACCTAGTGGCTCATGgcaggatgaaagaaaaagaggctCGAGCCAAATTCCGCCAG atAGTGTCTGCTGTGCAGTACTGTCACCAGAAGTTTATTGTTCATAGAGACTTAAAG GCAGAAAACCTGCTCTTGGATGCTGATATGAACATCAAGATTGCAGACTTTGGCTTCAGCAACGAATTCACCTTTGGGAACAAGCTGGATACCTTCTGCGGCAGTCCCCCTTATGCTGCCCCAGAGCTCTTCCAGGGCAAAAAATACGACGGACCTGAGGTGGATGTGTGGAGCCTGGGAGTTATTCTATATACACTGGTCAGCGGATCCCTGCCTTTTGATGGACAGAACCTCAAG GAGCTGCGGGAGCGGGTACTGAGGGGGAAATACCGTATTCCGTTCTACATGTCCACAGACTGTGAAAACCTGCTTAAGAAATTTCTCATTCTCAATCCCAGCAAGAGAGGCACTTTAGAG CAAATCATGAAAGATCGATGGATGAATGTGGGTCACGAAGATGATGAATTGAAGCCTTATGTGGAGCCACTCCCTGACTACAAGGACCCCCGGCGGACAG AGTTGATGGTGTCCATGGGTTACACACGGGAAGAGATCCAGGACTCGCTGGTGGGCCAGAGGTACAACGAGGTGATGGCCACCTATCTGCTCCTGGGCTACAAGAGCTCCGAG CTGGAGGGCGACACCATCACCTTGAAACCCCGGCCTTCAGCTGATCTGACCAATAGCAgtgccccttccccctcccacaaGGTACAGCGCAGCGTCTCAGCCAACCCCAAGCAGCGGCGCTTTAGCGACCAGG CAGCTGGTCCTGCCATTCCCACTTCTAATTCCTACTCTAAGAAGACTCAGAGTAACAACGCAGAAAACAAGCGGCCTGAGGAGGACCGGGAGCCAGGGCGGAAGGCCAGCAGCACAGCCAAAGTGCCCGCCAGCCCCCTGCCTGGGCTGGAGAGGAAGaagaccacccccaccccctccacg AACAGCGTCCTCTCCACCAGCACAAATCGAAGCAGGAATTCCCCACTTTTGGAGAGGGCCAGCCTTGGCCAGGCCTCCATCCAGAACGGCAAAGACAG CCTAACCATGCCAGGGTCCCGGGCCTCCACGGCTTCTGCTTCCGCCGCGGTCTCTGCGGCCCGGCCCCGCCAGCACCAGAAATCCATGTCGGCCTCCGTGCACCCCAACAAGGCCACTGGGCTGCCCCCCACGGACAGTAACTGTGAGGTGCCGCGGCCCAG CACAGCCCCCCAGCGTGTCCCTGTCGCCTCCCCCTCCGCCCACAACATCAGCAGCAGCGGTGGAGCCCCAGACCGAACTAATTTTCCCCGGGGTGTTTCCAGTCGAAGCACCTTCCACGCTGGGCAGCTCCGGCAGGTGCGGGACCAGCAGAATTTGCCCTACGGTGTgaccccagcctctccctctggCAACAGCCAGGGCCGGCGGGGGGCCTCGGGGAGCATCTTCAGCAAATTCACTTCCAAGTTTGTACGCAG gaacctgaaTGAACCTGAAAGCAAAGACCGAGTGGAGACGCTCAG ACCTCACGTGGTGGGCAGCGGCGGCAGTGACAAGGAAAAGGAGGAGTTTCGGGAGGCCAAGCCCCGCTCGCTACGCTTCACGTGGAGCATGAAGACCACGAGCTCCATGGAGCCCAACGAGATGATGCGTGAGATCCGCAAGGTGCTGGACGCGAACAGCTGCCAGAGCGAGCTGCACGAGAAGTACATGCTGCTGTGCATGCACGGCACGCCGGGCCACGAGAACTTCGTGCAGTGGGAGATGGAGGTGTGCAAACTGCCGCGGCTGTCTCTCAACGGTGTTCGGTTTAAGCGGATATCGGGCACCTCCATGGCCTTCAAAAACATTGCCTCCAAAATAGCCAACGAGCTGAAGCTTTAA